GGAGCGCAATTTGCGGCGAAGCCAGAAATTTAATTGTGCGAGGGTGCTGCAAGCCCTGGGGGAAATAAGCAAGGGTCAGCTCATCAACCCCTACATGATTTGTTAATCATTTTTTATTTTAATATTAACACCTGTCTCATTGACCTTTGTGATAGATTACGTCTGAAAGAGTTGCCATATCAGTAACTGCTCCAGCATAAATGGAAGCTATTTTCACACTGAAGATATTGTTGTAATTATAGGTCTCACCCTCGGACAAAATCCTGTCATCTAATTCAGTTTCATTTCTATAAAGAGTAAGCCATATCTGTTTTGGGGTTGCTTTGGCGTCTATGGCATTAGCTTGGACCGACCAGCCATCACCAATATTCCAGGTCTCACCGACAGACAGAGTTTCTCTTGCCTCAGTACCTGTTCCCTCAACTGTTTGAGCTGGTGCGGTTGCCAAATATATATATACATTTCCAGTCTTTACCCCGCCATTTGAGGTTACGGTAATAGTTCCTTTATATTTCCCAGGATTCAGGTTGGCAGTATTGATGTAAAGAGAAACTGTGCCGGAATCAGTACCCTTTTCCGGGTATATCCTTATCCACGACGGCTCATCAGTGCTTACGCTCCAGCTCAGGTGCCCACCACCGGAATTTGATACCGATAATGTTTGATATCCAGAGTCCATTCCACTGGTGAGATCAAAATTTAAAGACGGCGGGTCCGGATATAGGGACAGAAGCGGAGGTCTGGTAATCCAGTATGCGGATATGCCGATGATAATAAACGCGGCATAGATAATTATACTTCTTATTTTTGAAGGCTCTTTCTTCACTGCATCTTCTTTCATTCCTCTCACCTCTTTAGCCACCACACCATGGAAACTTGCACCATTCCACGGAAAATTGTCTGTTTGTATATTCCTTCCAGATTAAAAGCCGTGCTATTTGACACTGCATAGATCTGCATGCTCTCCAGACCATTTCAAAGTCCAATTACTTTATTTAATATCACAGTTTCGGGTAGTCGATGTAACCCTTCTCCTCGCCCACGTAAAAGGTCGCAACATCCGCGGAATTAAGTGGAGCATTTTTCCTGAAACGCACAGGCAGATCTGGATTAGCCAAGAACAAAACTCCGAAAGAGATCAGGTCTGCATCGCCTTTTTCAATTGCTTCGTTTCCGCTGCGGGCATCGTAGCCGCCATTTAAAATGAGCGTGCCTTTGAATATGTCACGAATGATTGGAGCCAATCGCACATCTGGTGGCGTTGCCCCCATCCTGCCTCCGACTGGTTCCACCATGTGAAGATACCCGAGCCCGATATTGTTCAGTTCCTTTGCAAAATATGAAAAGATTTGACGCGGATTCGTATCAGACATTGAATAGTTCGAAAAGTGCGGAGAAATTCTGTATCCGACTCTATCCGCACCCCAAACACTGACGACCGCTTCTGTGACTTCGAGCGGAAGGCGTGCGCGATTCTGGAAACTTCCGCCGTACTTGTCTGTTCGTGTGTTTGAACCATCTCTCAGGAACTGGTCCAGCAGATATCCATTGGCACCGTGGATCTCCACACCATCGAAGCCAGCCGCCTTTGCATTCTGGGCACCTTTTCGAAATTGCTCAATAAGGTCAGGTATCTCATTTAATTCAAGAGCTCTTGGAGTCACAAATTTCTTTTTGCCCCCCACTGTATGAACTTCGCCATCGAAGGGAAGGGCAGAAGGTGCGACAGGTAATTCACCTCCAAGGAAATCAGGATGCGACACGCGTCCCACATGCCAGAGTTGGATGAAAATTTTTCCGTCTGCCTTATGAACGGCCTCGGTTACTTTCTTCCAACCTGCAACCTGTAAAGGTGAGTGAATTCCCGGGGTACGGACATAACCGACTCCCTGAGGGCTCACCTGCGACCCTTCAGTGATGATTGAACCTGCCGAGGCTCTTTGCCCGTAATAGGTGACGGCCAATGGATTAGGAACATTGCCAGAGAGCGCACGACAACGGGTCATCGGCGCCATAATGATTCGGTTGGAAAGATTGAGATCGCCCAATTTGCACTGAGAGAAAAGATTCATATTCGCCCCCTTCTCGCCTCCATTAAGTTAATGTCAGTAAAACAAATAAGACTTGTGTTTTGTATATTGGTTCTTAAAGTGAAGCAGTGTTTTCTTCATGTTCAAAACAATCTTACATCGTGAGTGTTCATTTTGCAGATACTCGAGTGCTCTCTTGCCTCTTTCAAGCCATCTGAAGAATTTTCTGATCAGGCTCTTGTAGTCCTGTTTTGTTCTTTCTTCCCTTTCCATGCGCTCAATACACCCTACCAGCATCATCATGTCCTGCTTAGAGATGCTTTTGAAATCTTGTCCTATCATTTCAGCCAGCACTTCAAGTTCGATCAGATGCTTCAGTACTCTGGCTATCTTCAGACCTTCTGCAAAGCAATAGCTCTCAAAATCAAAAATATGCTGTTTGTTTGCTTCGCTGATGCTTGAATTTCTTATTCTCTCTTCAGTTGCTTTGAGATTTCTTTCATGGTTGTACAACATCCTTACTTCACTCTCCGTTTCTATTCCTTAAACCCTCAGAAAGCAAAGTGAAAGTAATCCTGAAAAAAGAACGAATTTAACCTAGAATTAGATGCGAGAGATGGGATTTGAACCCACGGACGCCTTCGCGATTGGATCTTAAGTCCAACTCCTTTGGCCGCTTGGATACTCTCGCATATTGCACCTGCACCCTTGGCAGCTTGGTTACCCAAGCGTGGGGTCACGTTAAATATCCTTCGGGTTACTTTAAACTAACGCATTTCATTCTATTCTTCTGAAACCACAGAGGCACTGAGGCATGAAGATTTCTTGGAGGTTCGGTGTCTCTGCGTATCGTGGTGAGTATTTTATTCGGCAATATTATGTACCATTTAATTCAATTACTGTCCATGCCCCAATTCGTCACGTTCTCACGCAATGTCTTCATCCCGCTCACCAATATCTGCAGGAATAATTGCGCTTACTGCGGTTTCAGGCGGGAAATCGGGCACCCCGAGGCTAAGCTTCTTTCACCTTCGCAGGTAAAGGACATACTTACGAAAGGCGCACGTTCTGGCTGCTCCGAGGCGCTTTTCACGTTTGGCGAGAAGCCGGAAGAAGTTCGGGGCTTCAAGGCATGGCTTTCCAGGCTTGGATATGGTACCATTATTGATTATCTTGCAGAAATGTGCAGGCTTTCGATACGCCTCGGGCTTTTGCCCCACAGCAACCCGGGCTTGCTTGAAAGCTCAGAGTTTGAAAAATTGAAACCATACAATGCAAGCATGGGGCTCATGCTTGAGACCGCGGGAATTATCAAGGGGCATGAAGGCTGCAAAGGCAAGATTCCCTCAATGCGTATAAGAACTATTGAGATAGCAGGCGAACTCGGCATCCCCTTTACCACAGGCATACTTGTGGGAATTGGGGAAACATGGGAAGACAGGGTGAACTCGATTCATACGATAAAGAAACTCCACGCAAGGTTCGGGCACATCCAGGAAGTAATACTCCAGAATTTTGTCCCCAAACCCGGAACCAGAATGGCTTTGCGGCAAGCCCCTGGATTAGAGGAGATGAAAAAGACGGTCTCCATGGCAAGAGAGATACTTCCTGACGATGTGGCAATACAGGTTTCACCCAACCTTATTCCCCCGGGAGAACTGGTGAGGTGCGGCGCCTCTGACCTCGGAGGCATATCGCCAGACACCATCGATTATATCAATCCTGAATCCCCATGGCCGAATGTTTCAGAACTTCAATCCATGGTGGATCTCCCCCTGCGGGAGCGGTTGCCCATATATCCGCAATACGTGAAAAAAAGGTGGTACAGTGAAGAGATTTCATCTCTCATCCGGGAACTTTCTGATGCAGAAGGTTTTCGGAAAACATATAAATGAGTAACGCGTAAAGACTGCAAAATTCTGGTGGTACTATACAGAAATTACAGAGCATCCAGGAATTGCGCAGCATCCGCGATGATTTGCACATCCGAGCCGAAGCAGGAGAGTGCACGCTGGATGATGCACTCACCCTCTATGATAAACCTTCTTTTCTTTTCTCCCTTGCAGATAAACTTCGCAAAAAAGCGGTCGGTGACACGGTCACGTATGTGATTAACAGGAACATCAATTTTACGAACAGGTGCACCGGGACATGCAAATTCTGCGCATTCAGAAGGGATGACGGATATATCATGTCCCTCCCGGAGATTCTTGAAAAAACAAAAGCTGCAGCTGATATTAATGCCACGGAGATATGCATCCAGGGGGGGCTTCTTCCGGACTGGGATGTTTTCAACTACTGCGAGATCCTTGAGTGCATCAAGGAAGAATTTCCAGAAATACATCTGCATGCCTTTTCCCCCATGGAAGTATTTCATGCTGCGCGGAACAGCAATATGAGTTTGAAAGAGACTTTATCCTGCCTTAAAAAATCGGGTCTTGGCTCGATGCCTGGAACGGCGGCTGAGATACTCGTGGACAGGGTAAGGGAAGAGATCTGCCCTGATAAGCTTACCGCGCATGAATGGATGAGTGTTATCAAGACCGCCCACAGGTTAGGTATTCCAACCACAGCCACAATCATGTATGGACATATCGAGACCCTGCAGGAAAGGATTGAGCATCTGCTTATAATACGGGAACTGCAGAAGAAAACAGGCGGGTTTACGGAATTTGTCCCTCTCCCCTTCATGGCTAATAACAACAGGCTGGGGGTGGGAATAAAAGTTTCCCGCGGGATTGAGGATTTGAAATTGCATGCGCTTGCAAGGGTGCTTCTTTACCCCTATATCATGAATATCCAGGCAAGCTGGGTGAAACTCGGTAAAAAACTGGCGCAATCCGCCCTCGATTGCGGCGCAAACGACCTTGGAGGAACACTGATGGAAGAAAAAATCTCAAAGAGCGCCGGGGGGACGAGCGGCGAGTACATGGCGCCGCAGGAGTTTGAATTTTTGATTAACGGAATAAACCGTGTGTCGCGGCAGCGCGATACGTTGTACAGGGTTGTTAGTGGTTAGTTCTGGTAAATGGAAAAACAAGCGTTAATGGGCCCGCGGAGATTCGAACTCCGGATCTCCGCTGTGTAAGAGCGACGTCATAGCCGACTAGACCACGGGCCCTTCTGCGCTAAGATGTTGTTTGAGGTATATAGTTTTTTATGTTTTATGGAAAAACCCGTACACTGCCTCAGCATCCCTTCTCTTAATACCCGGTACTTTTTCGATATCGGAAACCTGAGCCTTTTTCAATTCCTCAACCGACCCGAAATACCGAAGAAGCGCCCGTTTCTTCTTCTCCCCAATCCCCGCTATCCCGTCAAGCTCCGATTCCCTGAGCTTCTTTC
The sequence above is drawn from the Candidatus Methanoperedens sp. genome and encodes:
- the cofH gene encoding 5-amino-6-(D-ribitylamino)uracil--L-tyrosine 4-hydroxyphenyl transferase CofH, encoding MHIRAEAGECTLDDALTLYDKPSFLFSLADKLRKKAVGDTVTYVINRNINFTNRCTGTCKFCAFRRDDGYIMSLPEILEKTKAAADINATEICIQGGLLPDWDVFNYCEILECIKEEFPEIHLHAFSPMEVFHAARNSNMSLKETLSCLKKSGLGSMPGTAAEILVDRVREEICPDKLTAHEWMSVIKTAHRLGIPTTATIMYGHIETLQERIEHLLIIRELQKKTGGFTEFVPLPFMANNNRLGVGIKVSRGIEDLKLHALARVLLYPYIMNIQASWVKLGKKLAQSALDCGANDLGGTLMEEKISKSAGGTSGEYMAPQEFEFLINGINRVSRQRDTLYRVVSG
- the cofG gene encoding 7,8-didemethyl-8-hydroxy-5-deazariboflavin synthase subunit CofG; this encodes MPQFVTFSRNVFIPLTNICRNNCAYCGFRREIGHPEAKLLSPSQVKDILTKGARSGCSEALFTFGEKPEEVRGFKAWLSRLGYGTIIDYLAEMCRLSIRLGLLPHSNPGLLESSEFEKLKPYNASMGLMLETAGIIKGHEGCKGKIPSMRIRTIEIAGELGIPFTTGILVGIGETWEDRVNSIHTIKKLHARFGHIQEVILQNFVPKPGTRMALRQAPGLEEMKKTVSMAREILPDDVAIQVSPNLIPPGELVRCGASDLGGISPDTIDYINPESPWPNVSELQSMVDLPLRERLPIYPQYVKKRWYSEEISSLIRELSDAEGFRKTYK
- a CDS encoding S-layer protein domain-containing protein produces the protein MKEDAVKKEPSKIRSIIIYAAFIIIGISAYWITRPPLLSLYPDPPSLNFDLTSGMDSGYQTLSVSNSGGGHLSWSVSTDEPSWIRIYPEKGTDSGTVSLYINTANLNPGKYKGTITVTSNGGVKTGNVYIYLATAPAQTVEGTGTEARETLSVGETWNIGDGWSVQANAIDAKATPKQIWLTLYRNETELDDRILSEGETYNYNNIFSVKIASIYAGAVTDMATLSDVIYHKGQ
- a CDS encoding alkene reductase, whose product is MNLFSQCKLGDLNLSNRIIMAPMTRCRALSGNVPNPLAVTYYGQRASAGSIITEGSQVSPQGVGYVRTPGIHSPLQVAGWKKVTEAVHKADGKIFIQLWHVGRVSHPDFLGGELPVAPSALPFDGEVHTVGGKKKFVTPRALELNEIPDLIEQFRKGAQNAKAAGFDGVEIHGANGYLLDQFLRDGSNTRTDKYGGSFQNRARLPLEVTEAVVSVWGADRVGYRISPHFSNYSMSDTNPRQIFSYFAKELNNIGLGYLHMVEPVGGRMGATPPDVRLAPIIRDIFKGTLILNGGYDARSGNEAIEKGDADLISFGVLFLANPDLPVRFRKNAPLNSADVATFYVGEEKGYIDYPKL